The genomic interval CCCCCACAGATATCTGCCCCCCTCAGCTTGTGACTCAGCTTTTTCATAACATGTTGTGTGTAAGGAAAAGGGACAAAGGTCCCAGGCTGGCTGAGTTCTGAAGGATGCATGGAAGTGTTTCAAGGGATTTTCCAAAGAACAGCCTTCCTGAGCCACAGCTCAGACCACTCTGGAGGCCTCAGTTCACACTGTGTGCAGGGAAAAAGTACAGGACAGGCTCAGAAAGTGATCTTCGCCCTGGAATACTCTCCCAGGATTATGAGAGATGAGTTCAGAGGCatcctgggatggatttttcATCCAATACATTATATTTAGTAGTCCTCAGTGATATTTTAATGTGGAAATCATGCAAAACCTCATGCACTGTTGAGCATCGAGGTTTCAGCAGTTTGAACAACTGCTGTTACCTGTTCCAGGGATTGTAAAAGAAGATCCCAAACTGCCAGAAGACAAAATTTTACCTCCCCCTTCTCCAAGACCTCAGAATTCTATTTTTGACACAGATGAAGAGAAGTCCAAGGTAAACCTTAGAGTCTTCATGCCCCACCCTCTGTTTTGTAGTGATGATAAAAGAGATTCAGTAATATTTTGGGAGCTCCTGCTGTTTCAGACAGACTGTCTCAGAATAATGCTGATCCTTCCTGCAGTGCAACAACTGGAGAACTCTCTTGAGCTGAGAGAAACTGAGGCTTtgtcagaaatatttccttagGAAAAAGTGAGactttttaacagaaaaacatCAGTTTCCATGACACTTCCCCAAGGGAGGGTTCTCCAGGTCTTACAGAAGTCCTGCAGAGCCTGAGTTCCTAATCCTGAACAGCCAGTGCATGCAGGCAGCAGTGTAACCTGGATTAGATTATGGGACAGCAGCTGAAGCATTTCCAGCATTATGGGATGGTTCTGCAGGAGGTGTCTGTGGTGTGGGAGGTGAGCACAgggctcaggggctgctgctcaCTGCTGTCCCATCTCTGCCCTGACAGCTCCTGGCCAGGCTCCTGAAGAGCAGCCACCCCGAGGACCTGCAGGCAGCCAACCACCTGATCCAGAGCGTGGTTAAAGAGGTGGGAACTCCCAGGAGAAGCCTCTGTGCAGCCAGGGAGGGAACTTGGCCACTCAGTTTTTGACAGGAGACCCTCTGTACGGCAGCCCCAGTGGAGGGGCCATGTTCAGTCTTTCCGAGTTATTCTGAGATTACAGCATGGgatcattttgttttgtttccctgaaaTATGCCATTATCAGGAAGAGGGAATATGTGAATGTGCATACAGCAGGACTCTTCCATGTCAGTGGCACCTTGGCAGTAGTGCTGCAGTAGTGGTCAgaaatttccaaaaataaacTCAGTTCCCAGGTGGAAAAAAGTCACTTCTGTACAAAACTGCCTCTTTCCTGCAAGCAGTGTGTGTGCACATCTGGCCTGTTTGTGTTTGCATGTTCCATCTGCAGGACCATCCCACTTCTCTGCTTACAGAGGAGATTTGGTTTAATCCTGTGCTCATTTTGAGTGTGTTGTTCTGTGGCAGAAGCCACCAACTCCCAGCTCAGGTTTTGAAGTTGTGCCTGTGGTGAGCTGTATTCCATATCCCAAAGCTCATGGCCAGGGtgccctgctggggcagctgggggcacGTTCTCACCTGTGCTGCTTTgtgcctgctctgcctgcaaTGAAACACTAACAGGTGTGACCCAGAGTGCTCCAGCCAAGTCACCATCTAcctttctttcatttctcaCCACAGGAGCAAGAAAAGTCAGCTCAGGTGTCCCGGAGAGTGAATGCCATCAGTGAGGTTTCTGAGACTGTCCGACGTGTGGAGGAGTTACTGGAGAACTACAGGAGACATGAATTATCCCCAGCTGACCAGGAGACCCTACAGGTAAATGTTCTTTTTCCTGCATAAATActctttttcctccctcttctaGAGGGGGCATCACTGGCAGGTGACTGCAGAGGCAGAAGTGTGAGTGTGCCTGGTGCTGAGCAGTGCAATGTTTcctccccaggctctgctccagcgCTGTGAGAAGCTCAGGGCGCTGCTCTTCCGCCTGGCCAGCGAGGCCCTGCCTGACGAGGAGGCTCTAGGTAagagccagccctgtgctcctgctgcctggcagctgggacagcctgggagTGCAGGGCTCGGGTACTGGGCACCCTGTGGGCAAAGCTCTCCACTCTCACCGGGAAACcatgcccagggaagtggcatTCTGTCTCCTCCTGCTCACCTCTGAGGAAGCTGTGAATTTTCACTTGGAGCCCAAAGTTAAATGGTGAATCTGCTTCTTCAGCTCAGGTGGTTTTCTGAGTTTCTTTGAGTTCTGATGTTCAGAGAACTGAAGGCTTTTGAGGCCTTTTCTCTCCAGAGACTGAAGTTTTCCTTGTGTATAAACACAGAAAGAGGAATATATTTTGAATTCCTTGTAATACCAAGGAAaatgtcctggtttcagctagAGTAGTGTTAATTGGATAAGAGCAGAACCTTTGAATTCCACAATTGTCACTTAATTCCTGAACACGTGCCTTGGAAATCCACCTGAAGCAATGGTTGCTGAACAGACAtcctaaacagcagccctgagAGCTCAGCTGCACCTCACACCTTCCTCTTGTACCCACGGGTGCCACGGCTCTGAGTGCTGGATTACAGACTGGAGTGCACAGGGAAAACttgtggagaaaaagaaagtgcACAAGAGATGGCAGGAATTAGGAATACTTTAGAGATGGGATAAGATTTCAAAGTGATCTAGGTAAATGAGAGGCCTGGAATCAGCAGCTGTGAGTACAAAATGGAATGAAAGGTGAGTGGGGAGCTGAGGGCAGCCTGCTTTGCTGGCTTTGCTCCTGAGCTGCACTGTCCCTTCCTCACGAGCATTTTGGGGAGTGCTGTGGCACTGGCCTGGCCTTCCCGTTGGAATGTGAGTGTTTTGTGTCTGCTCTGGTTCCCCAGCTGAGGTCCTGCAGGCCAGTGACAAGCTCTCAGGGGTGCTGGGGCAGTCCAGGCAGGCTGTGGCCAGCCAGGAGAACGgtgatggagcagctccagctgccagctcagcccgTGCACCAGGTGAGAATAacccacagctccctcagcagctgcggggagcggggctggggagggaagtGCTCCTCAGGGAACAACCCTGGAGAAAGTGCTGtaacatgggaaaaaatattatgtaACCATCATTTTCTCTTGCATGTAGTTGATAGAAAATGTTCCCAAAGTTTCCCACCTTTCAGGCACAGCTGTAGCCAAGGATGTGCCGTTCCTTTCCGGAGGTTCCTCGCTGACTCTGTCTCTgttccccagcagccccacggCGCATGAAGAGCTACACGCTGATCGACTTCTCCGAGCTGGAGCCCATggcccagacccccccagagccctgtgcagacacagccccagcctcccaGCACGGCAGCACAGCCTccagctgcctgctccagcaccactTCCAGTCCCTAGGTCTGTAGCTGCAGCTCAGGGTCACCCTTCTTCCTGGGCTTCGTGGTGTTTAATAGGAGAGCTTTGACTTCAGTGTCAGTCCCAAGACAAAGCAGAGCCTTCCAGATGCAAGTTTTCAGGGATGCAGTGTCTTTAGTGGTGTTAGACAGCAAAGGAAGAACCTGTGGAAACCCTGATTTCTGTAAATTATCTGTGACATTTTGCTATCTTTCTTAGGTCTCAGCAACTCCCCTGCCATACAGAAACCACCACCCAATTTTGGCCTAGCAGAGGTGAGTGGGGCTCAGATACTTTGCAGTCCATAAGGTATAAAGGACAAAAATCAGAGATGATTCCTGGTCTGCCCTTCCCTGGCAGCCTTTTTGGTGTACCACTTGGTTCTGAAGGGAAACTGGAATCCTTGTGCTCTCAGTTAATCTCTCAGGTGCAGATTGCAACCAAATCTACAAAGTATTTCTACTTTAGTTAGAGGTATTTGATGAACAGAGCTCTTTGCAGTGCAACaggtttatttttgctgatATGTAGCATGAACATGAAGGGCCATATTTTCCAGCCTGCTGTACACAATGGATTTAGGGAAGGTGTAAGTGCTGTACAAACCCTGGGAccacaggagagctgggaagatGGCTGTGCAGGGAAGAGTGAACTCCAGAGCCTGGATCAACAGCTCTCTCCACTGTCCAGGACCAAAACATTCTCTTCGTAAGTAAACTCTTTGTAATAGAGTCAGATTTGGGGGCTGAGGAATTCTTTTACAGCAGGGAGGTTTAGGAAAACCTTTCAGCTGCCCCTGGTTAGTGATGGCAAGTGATCCATGCTCATGTTGGCtctttcctgcagctgtgcACCTCTTAATTGCAGTTTGTGTAATTGCACATTGGATCTTCCATGGGTCAGAAATTTGGGGAGACATCCCATTGGTTGATAACAAGGTGATGGTGagctaaaaggaaaaaaccttaCAGTCAGGCCTGTTTATAATAACCTGTCACTCAAAAAGTACTTTCCTCAGCTTTCTCCAGACGGTGACAAGGTAGTTCCCAGACATTTGGTGGAAGCTTGGAATAGTTCACAAATCAAATTAATCTCCACAGATCTTCAGAGCAGGAGACTATTACAGTGCACTTATACAGTCTGCCATAATACAAGAAATTTTACTGAAGATTTCCAACCTCCTGTGATGTCTTTGAGCTGGAATTTACTTTAATCTGCCTGACAAGGcctccagagaagctgtgcacAGGAACGGCAGACTTCCAAAGCCTTAAATCTAAGTTTTACCATAGTAACAGAACCAAAATCTGCCTTAATGAATTTTGAAACAGAAAGGTCTTCCACAGATGAGAGAGTTTTTTAATTCCTCAAGGGCTCAGAGTGTAAGTCTGTAGTTTCTTTATACCTAAAGGAGATGAGAGATTTGGAATACAGACAGACCCAGCAGTACAGCAGAAGACAGTATATTCCCTGTAGTATCCCCAATTAATACAAGCTTTCTGCATGCTTTTCTTTCCAGGGATTTATCACCAATGAAATTGCCCTTTCCAGATCTTTCACATAACTCAGTGGCAGATCCTCCACTCCTCAGTCCAGGCTACGAGCTGAAGCCTGCTGCCTCTTTGCATCCAGCTTCTCTAGAAAACCTGTTTGTGCCTTTAATTTCAGTTACACCAAGTAAGTGCAGTTctgtgccccagctctgcttaCTGGAGGCTTACTAGAGCTCTTCCATGAGTTCTTCAGGATAGGAAGCCAAAGTAGCTTCATGCTGTGTGGGTCGGCTGGAGACAAGCAATGACTGTTCTGTGATGTGCTTAATGTACCTGAGAATTTGAGTAGGTGCTAGGGATCACAGCATGACAATGTCCTTATGCTGGAGTTTCCTGCCCTGGCTGATCTTTGTAATGTGCTTCTAAACTCTGTCCTTTGCACCTTCAGTCAATCTTCCAACAGTTGTTCTACTAAAAGTCTTCAAAGACATTTTTGAGTGGGAGTTGCCCCACTTCCTAAAGCAGAGCTCTTCATTTCACCTCTGCTTTTCGGTTTCACACTGTGtggcccagccctgcagctcgGCCCCAGAGCATTTCCTGGGTTTCACCCTGGGGTctcagcccagggccacagAGCCTTGGttctcactgctgctggaagagtTCAGCTGCACAGACATCCTGATCTGCCTTCAGTCTCAAGTGAAGGTCCTAGCAGATTTTGGAAGGGCTGGATGGTGATAGGTCTGAATTTGCCAGGCATGGATGGTAAGGAGCCAAATCTTGTGTGCACTAAGAAAGGCACTTTGCTTTTCCCACCATATCTCTGTTGGATCCACACCTGACTTCCCAAGGACTGGTGAAACCTGAGCTGCTAAATCCCAAATGCAGACATTCAGATTCCTGTCTCTGTCTTGGAGGCACATGTAAATCAGGGGCTGTGTGCCACTTGGTCTGTGAGTTTGCCAAAGGAAGTAAAAGTTTgtctgcattttcctttttgctaTTCCTTATCCCAtctttcctgttccctctcaGATGGGAGAGGAATCCAGGCTTTGATTCTGAGTCTCAATTTGTCTCTGGCAGGCACTATCTGTCCACTCACTGTGTATGACAGGAATGGTTTCAAGGCCATGCTCCACTTCTCCAGAGACCCGGCTCCCGGCCGACCAGACGTGCTGGTGATGGTCCTGTCCATGCTGAGCACCTCAGCACACCCCATTAGGGACATCCTGTTCCAGGCTGCAGTCCCAAAGGTGAGAACCCTGTgacaaagcagcagagatgctcaGAAATGTCCTGAGGAGAAGGTTCACCATTTCTTACTGAGTGTTTGCCTTGCTCACGGGGAAACTGTGGCTCCCTGTCTCTGGACAGAGAACCTGTTGTGCAGTGGTGCCTGTGGCATCAGTGCCTGTTCCACAGTGTGTATCCATGACCTTGCTACGGCCAGAGagggctccagagctgctgcttcagctccTGGGTAGGGCTCTTGCTCTCCATGCATGTGAAGCATAGAATTGGCTGTTTAGGAATATCTGCCTTTAGTTGTAGGCTGTGCTTTTCACTGAATGACAGCGACTGTTAATCAGCTCCATTGCTCACAGCCCTTTCCCACCATGGACTAAAAAGTGtttcttttgtcttctctttcAGACCATGCAAATAAAGTTACAACCAGCCTCTGGTTCTGAGCTGCCAGCCTTCAACCCTCTCCTGCCGCCTGCAGTGGTGTcacaagtgctgctgctggccaacCCACAcaaggtgctgctggtgggcaCTGGAATCCCACTGGAATCCCACTGTGTGAAAGATGGGGAGAGTCTTAATAATGGGGAGATGCAGTGGAGAgacagggcagcctgggctgtgctgggaagatGTTTTTCCTGCTCAAAGAGCTTTCCAGAGCTACAGTCTGAAGGACTGTGTGGGCAGTTGCTGCAGGGGCCTGCACAGTTCTGGACTATGTGCCCAGAGAGACAGCTCCAGGCACTCACTGTGCAGGTGTTGGCAGCTGATGGAACACAAGGGCACCCAAGGCACAAGTGATGGGTGGCGGATCTGTTGCATTATGAGACCCAAAATTGGTGTAAGGAACTCTCAGTCTGAGTAGGCTGGCCAGGCCTGGATTGCCAGCATGCCCACGGGTGGCATGCACGGGTCTTCCAGTTGCTCTTGTCCATCTTAGGAAGATCCAGGGTTTCCTTCTGTGCAGATCTTCTGGAAGGCTGGTGTTTCCCCTTCCAGAGGGGACTCACTGCAGCAAGGCCGTGAGGGGTGAAGGAATCCCGGAGTTTATAACCATGGTgtgcccctctctctctctctctctctcccccaggATCCCATCTGCCTGAGGTACAGACTGATGTTCACACAGGGCGTGCAGCCCTTCAGCGAGGAGGGAGAGGTGACCGGCTTTCCAGAAGctcagctctggggcagcagctgaagtgcAGCTGGcgtgg from Poecile atricapillus isolate bPoeAtr1 chromosome 14, bPoeAtr1.hap1, whole genome shotgun sequence carries:
- the GGA2 gene encoding ADP-ribosylation factor-binding protein GGA2 isoform X4 → MAGPGQLQRWLNEATDPSVSEENWECIQRFCEQVNTDTEGPLFALRLLAHKIQSPQEGEALHALTVLETCVNNCGDRFHSEMAKFRFLNELIKVLSPKYYGIWSSEKVKSRVTEVIFSWTVWFPQEVKIQDAYQMLKKQGIVKEDPKLPEDKILPPPSPRPQNSIFDTDEEKSKLLARLLKSSHPEDLQAANHLIQSVVKEEQEKSAQVSRRVNAISEVSETVRRVEELLENYRRHELSPADQETLQALLQRCEKLRALLFRLASEALPDEEALAEVLQASDKLSGVLGQSRQAVASQENGDGAAPAASSARAPAAPRRMKSYTLIDFSELEPMAQTPPEPCADTAPASQHGSTASSCLLQHHFQSLGLSNSPAIQKPPPNFGLAEPAVHNGFREGVSAVQTLGPQESWEDGCAGKSELQSLDQQLSPLSRTKTFSSDLSPMKLPFPDLSHNSVADPPLLSPGYELKPAASLHPASLENLFVPLISVTPSTICPLTVYDRNGFKAMLHFSRDPAPGRPDVLVMVLSMLSTSAHPIRDILFQAAVPKTMQIKLQPASGSELPAFNPLLPPAVVSQVLLLANPHKDPICLRYRLMFTQGVQPFSEEGEVTGFPEAQLWGSS
- the GGA2 gene encoding ADP-ribosylation factor-binding protein GGA2 isoform X1, whose product is MAGPGQLQRWLNEATDPSVSEENWECIQRFCEQVNTDTEGPLFALRLLAHKIQSPQEGEALHALTVLETCVNNCGDRFHSEMAKFRFLNELIKVLSPKYYGIWSSEKVKSRVTEVIFSWTVWFPQEVKIQDAYQMLKKQGIVKEDPKLPEDKILPPPSPRPQNSIFDTDEEKSKLLARLLKSSHPEDLQAANHLIQSVVKEEQEKSAQVSRRVNAISEVSETVRRVEELLENYRRHELSPADQETLQALLQRCEKLRALLFRLASEALPDEEALAEVLQASDKLSGVLGQSRQAVASQENGDGAAPAASSARAPAAPRRMKSYTLIDFSELEPMAQTPPEPCADTAPASQHGSTASSCLLQHHFQSLGLSNSPAIQKPPPNFGLAEPAVHNGFREGVSAVQTLGPQESWEDGCAGKSELQSLDQQLSPLSRTKTFSSDLSPMKLPFPDLSHNSVADPPLLSPGYELKPAASLHPASLENLFVPLISVTPSTICPLTVYDRNGFKAMLHFSRDPAPGRPDVLVMVLSMLSTSAHPIRDILFQAAVPKTMQIKLQPASGSELPAFNPLLPPAVVSQVLLLANPHKVLLVGTGIPLESHCVKDGESLNNGEMQWRDRAAWAVLGRCFSCSKSFPELQSEGLCGQLLQGPAQFWTMCPERQLQALTVQVLAADGTQGHPRHK
- the GGA2 gene encoding ADP-ribosylation factor-binding protein GGA2 isoform X3, whose translation is MAGPGQLQRWLNEATDPSVSEENWECIQRFCEQVNTDTEGPLFALRLLAHKIQSPQEGEALHALTVLETCVNNCGDRFHSEMAKFRFLNELIKVLSPKYYGIWSSEKVKSRVTEVIFSWTVWFPQEVKIQDAYQMLKKQGIVKEDPKLPEDKILPPPSPRPQNSIFDTDEEKSKLLARLLKSSHPEDLQAANHLIQSVVKEEQEKSAQVSRRVNAISEVSETVRRVEELLENYRRHELSPADQETLQALLQRCEKLRALLFRLASEALPDEEALAEVLQASDKLSGVLGQSRQAVASQENGDGAAPAASSARAPGLSNSPAIQKPPPNFGLAEPAVHNGFREGVSAVQTLGPQESWEDGCAGKSELQSLDQQLSPLSRTKTFSSDLSPMKLPFPDLSHNSVADPPLLSPGYELKPAASLHPASLENLFVPLISVTPSTICPLTVYDRNGFKAMLHFSRDPAPGRPDVLVMVLSMLSTSAHPIRDILFQAAVPKTMQIKLQPASGSELPAFNPLLPPAVVSQVLLLANPHKVLLVGTGIPLESHCVKDGESLNNGEMQWRDRAAWAVLGRCFSCSKSFPELQSEGLCGQLLQGPAQFWTMCPERQLQALTVQVLAADGTQGHPRHK
- the GGA2 gene encoding ADP-ribosylation factor-binding protein GGA2 isoform X2 — protein: MAGPGQLQRWLNEATDPSVSEENWECIQRFCEQVNTDTEGPLFALRLLAHKIQSPQEGEALHALTVLETCVNNCGDRFHSEMAKFRFLNELIKVLSPKYYGIWSSEKVKSRVTEVIFSWTVWFPQEVKIQDAYQMLKKQGIVKEDPKLPEDKILPPPSPRPQNSIFDTDEEKSKLLARLLKSSHPEDLQAANHLIQSVVKEEQEKSAQVSRRVNAISEVSETVRRVEELLENYRRHELSPADQETLQALLQRCEKLRALLFRLASEALPDEEALAEVLQASDKLSGVLGQSRQAVASQENGDGAAPAASSARAPAPRRMKSYTLIDFSELEPMAQTPPEPCADTAPASQHGSTASSCLLQHHFQSLGLSNSPAIQKPPPNFGLAEPAVHNGFREGVSAVQTLGPQESWEDGCAGKSELQSLDQQLSPLSRTKTFSSDLSPMKLPFPDLSHNSVADPPLLSPGYELKPAASLHPASLENLFVPLISVTPSTICPLTVYDRNGFKAMLHFSRDPAPGRPDVLVMVLSMLSTSAHPIRDILFQAAVPKTMQIKLQPASGSELPAFNPLLPPAVVSQVLLLANPHKVLLVGTGIPLESHCVKDGESLNNGEMQWRDRAAWAVLGRCFSCSKSFPELQSEGLCGQLLQGPAQFWTMCPERQLQALTVQVLAADGTQGHPRHK